CGCATCGACCAGAACGGCGTGTTGGGTGCGCTGGTCGGGCGGCTCATGCGATCGATGACGAAGCGCTACCTCAAGCTCGAGGCCCAAGGCCTCAAGGCCCGCTCCGAGCAGCTCAGCCGCGCCGATGGCGCGCACCGCTGACACCGAGCGGCGCCGCCAACTCCTCGATGCCCTCGTCACCGAATTCGCCACCGGTGGCATCGGCGACCGGTCGCTGCGTGCGGTAGCCGACGCCATCGGCACCAGTCACCGAATGTTGTTGCACCATTTCGGTTCTCGCGAAGACATGCTCGTGGCGATCGTCGAGGAGGTCGAGCGGCGCCAAATGGGGCTGCTGACCGAACTGCCCACCGACGCGACCGAGAGCTTCGCCGCCATGTGGGCCGATCTTCGTCGGCCCGAACTGCGCCACGCCGAACGGCTGTTCTTCGAGTGTTACGC
The sequence above is drawn from the Mycobacterium marseillense genome and encodes:
- a CDS encoding TetR/AcrR family transcriptional regulator, which codes for MARTADTERRRQLLDALVTEFATGGIGDRSLRAVADAIGTSHRMLLHHFGSREDMLVAIVEEVERRQMGLLTELPTDATESFAAMWADLRRPELRHAERLFFECYARGAQGEKPFARMVPGAVDGWLREVEQVSDGPVDPALARLGLAVIRGLLLDLVATDDDVGVDAAARAFAELLS